In one window of Acetonema longum DSM 6540 DNA:
- a CDS encoding VOC family protein, with the protein MNNKFELEHIGINTPNAEEAEKLARLLSMMFNLEFRHGQKSEFGGPYFECMKAPFLGANGHIAMRTPDLTAAAEELKEKGFSFNMDTAAYFEDGKLKNVYLDGEFGGFAIHIMQK; encoded by the coding sequence ATGAATAATAAATTTGAACTGGAGCATATCGGCATCAATACACCAAATGCCGAGGAGGCAGAAAAACTGGCTCGGCTTCTGAGCATGATGTTTAACCTTGAGTTTCGTCACGGACAAAAGTCCGAATTCGGCGGCCCTTACTTCGAGTGTATGAAGGCTCCATTCCTGGGTGCAAACGGTCATATCGCTATGCGTACACCTGATTTGACCGCTGCCGCAGAAGAGCTGAAAGAGAAAGGCTTCTCCTTCAACATGGATACTGCCGCATATTTCGAGGATGGTAAACTGAAGAACGTCTATTTAGACGGCGAGTTTGGCGGCTTTGCCATCCATATTATGCAAAAGTAA
- a CDS encoding SLC13 family permease has product MTISMIIALAITVFMIILIMTDKLPFGAPPLLACLLLVLFGIADIKTAFGGFSNSTVVMLASFMAIMAALQKTSFIVSFKKAMYNMASKGGFRAYVLLILVVMLGCSLFGTGSTAYYVLTLGILSAIPYNEKLPGSKIIMTSGFAANHPLIPVNVALQYGIVIAVLQAAGAAVGNVSLVKFSVVNLILSLAFLVWCLIAYKRLPSHPAAAATENAESQGEIVIEMPKWKEYTTYAAFVAAVAGMILQSKIGDSGYVIPGLAVAVILAVRVLDFNEIRNSIGAPIILMSAGVIGIADALGSTGLTALVGETVAQMLGNSINPFLLVFAFCVLTSVLATLTGSTLGTVYVFAPLAISTCLSLGLNPTAAAAAIVVSGWNGHFLPIDGMPAMIMGLGNYKLTEFWKFTIPMYFIRLLALTAGALMMFPL; this is encoded by the coding sequence ATGACGATTTCAATGATTATTGCCCTTGCTATCACTGTATTCATGATTATTTTAATCATGACAGACAAACTTCCCTTCGGCGCACCTCCACTTCTCGCATGTCTGCTATTGGTTCTTTTCGGCATAGCCGATATCAAGACTGCTTTCGGAGGCTTTTCTAACTCTACCGTTGTTATGCTTGCCTCCTTCATGGCAATTATGGCGGCTCTACAAAAGACCAGCTTTATTGTTTCTTTCAAAAAAGCAATGTACAACATGGCTAGCAAAGGTGGATTTAGGGCCTATGTACTGTTGATTCTTGTGGTTATGCTAGGCTGCAGCCTATTCGGCACAGGCTCAACTGCATACTATGTTCTTACGCTAGGTATACTATCCGCCATACCTTACAATGAGAAATTACCAGGTTCCAAAATTATTATGACTTCCGGCTTCGCTGCCAACCATCCTCTAATTCCGGTAAACGTGGCGCTGCAATACGGCATTGTTATTGCTGTTCTGCAAGCTGCCGGAGCAGCTGTTGGTAATGTTTCCTTAGTGAAATTCTCTGTTGTGAACTTAATACTCTCGTTAGCCTTCCTAGTATGGTGCTTAATTGCTTACAAAAGACTACCTAGCCATCCTGCTGCAGCGGCCACTGAAAATGCTGAGTCCCAGGGCGAAATTGTTATCGAAATGCCAAAATGGAAAGAGTACACTACTTATGCAGCCTTTGTGGCTGCCGTTGCGGGCATGATTCTTCAAAGCAAAATTGGCGATTCAGGCTATGTAATTCCAGGTTTGGCTGTAGCTGTGATACTAGCTGTCCGTGTTTTGGATTTCAATGAAATTCGTAACAGCATCGGGGCTCCCATCATTTTGATGTCTGCCGGTGTTATCGGCATTGCCGATGCTCTTGGCAGTACAGGCCTAACCGCTTTAGTTGGCGAAACTGTGGCCCAAATGCTTGGCAATAGCATTAATCCTTTCCTTCTGGTTTTTGCCTTCTGTGTACTGACAAGTGTACTTGCAACCCTTACAGGTTCTACCTTGGGCACTGTATATGTATTTGCACCTTTGGCTATTTCTACCTGCCTAAGCCTAGGGTTAAATCCGACTGCTGCTGCGGCCGCAATCGTAGTTTCAGGCTGGAACGGCCATTTCCTTCCTATTGACGGCATGCCGGCTATGATAATGGGCCTTGGCAACTACAAGCTAACCGAGTTCTGGAAATTCACAATTCCGATGTACTTCATCCGTTTGTTGGCTCTGACTGCCGGAGCGTTGATGATGTTCCCGCTGTAA